Proteins encoded within one genomic window of Xiphophorus maculatus strain JP 163 A chromosome 11, X_maculatus-5.0-male, whole genome shotgun sequence:
- the fnip1 gene encoding folliculin-interacting protein 1 isoform X2 produces the protein MMLSWPLPQLEPSQIRLIVYQDCERRGRNVLFDSNAKKKGTEETPITSTDAPVKVFGKCCQLRPTRGSSSSLDSSSSCTSERESKEHGPRFQGSRCSSDVVMLGEMMFGSVAMSYKGSTLKIHQIRSPPQLMLSKVFTARTGGSVYGSLNTLQDSLEFIGPESNTLRPDQHMGPNSLLGSIGFSQLCSPRRAFSEQGPLRLIKSASFFSGHSHPMDMPGRGPHDERDSGIARSASLSSLLITPFPSPGSSLTSSCASSYQRRWLRSQTTSLENGVFPRWSVEESFNMSDESGSQSLGVMRKKKIAIGVIFTLSPSPEESSRFQDFFFSHFPLFESHMNKLKSAIEQAMKISRRSADASQRALAYSRMVDGLNEFRMTICDLYTMPRVAEPVWLTMMSGASEKNQLCSHFMRELALLMEQASKNQFLPALLTAILTNHLAWVPTVMPNGQPPIKIFLEKHSSQSVDMLAKTHPYNPLWAQLGDLYGAIGSPVRLSRTVVVGRRQDLVQRLLYVLTYFIRCSELLETHMLDSAEDEAIVMPGSLITTSLRKGEVEESEYVLVTVHKPSGDYLSQGAHSQQTEAEDSSYRSDNSLQSSTYTDMEVEHSDPPKEEDEEEEDEEDSNVSQESRSSVLQSRTIEDTISQIRAAEVAEAGELQRELCDVPVETVLRLGAASPRKQASALEARTKGDLKLPDSASPTELASSSSLSSVTADCRNAEAETEGLQASKMQVLWPSGVTYEKKPPDKTSAVPVPVLPGSTVTLPMVLAEEEGPANKVTFLIGDSMSPESDTESQRRKMKAGIKKHKQYLHSKTISTGAAEDQTNQTKATPALPRVSSTIQQWSSKCSDYCSEYFGSENEETRTLRNQEATMDIMHRHLLNPSGIPQLQEHSFQNALSSGSLDTTLGSSRKRDTSSSASAQRCRCSSTDSSDACCCRCCPAEHDKDPRPCAALHQEGNDGNRDQKYQAASVNDWEIPRNESSDSALGDSESEETEDWQEEVLVPFPGAKLVENYSKPTIANFGRSLFGGYCPTYVPDFVLHGVPSDEKLRQSLMSELNHAVQHPVLDEPIAEAVCIIADTDKWTVQVSSSQRRVTDVTKLGKEVLVSSLVSNILQSTYQLYKLNLSPNFCIMHLEDRLQEIYFKSKMLAEYLKGQTRVHVKELGMVLGIESSDLPLLAAVASTHSPYVAQILL, from the exons AGCACCGACGCCCCGGTGAAGGTGTTTGGGAAATGCTGCCAGCTGCGTCCAACAcgaggcagcagcagctccctGGACAGCTCCTCTTCATGCACGTCTGAAAGGGAATCCAAGGAGCACGGCCCTCGCTTCCAG GGTTCGAGGTGTTCATCTGATGTCGTAATGTTGGGAGAGATGATGTTTGGCTCTGTGGCCATGAGCTACAAAGGATCAACTCTCAAAATCCATCAGATCAG ATCGCCACCTCAGCTGATGCTGAGTAAGGTCTTCACCGCCCGGACTGGAGGCAGCGTGTACGGCAGTCTCAACAC ATTGCAGGACAGCCTGGAGTTCATTGGACCAGAAAGCAACACCTTGAGGCCAGATCAACACATGGGGCCCAACAGTCTTTTAGGGAGCATAG GATTTTCTCAGCTCTGCAGCCCTCGACGGGCCTTCTCTGAACAGGGCCCGCTGCGCCTCATCAAGAGCGCGTCTTTCTTTTCAG GCCACAGTCACCCGATGGACATGCCGGGCCGAGGTCCACATGACGAGCGGGACAGCGGTATCGCCAGATCAG CGTCTCTCAGCAGCCTGTTGATCACTCCCTTCCCGTCCCCCGGCTCCTCGTTGACCAGCAGCTGCGCCTCCAGCTACCAGCGCAGATGGCTGCGCAGTCAGACCACCAGCCTGGAGAACGGCGTTTTCCCTCGATG GTCAGTGGAGGAGAGCTTCAACATGTCGGATGAAAGCGGCAGTCAAAGCCTCGGGGtgatgaggaagaagaagatTGCCATCGGAGTCATCTTCACGCTGTCGCCAAGCCCTGAAGAGAGCAGCCGCTTCCAGGATTTCTTCTTCTCCCACTTCCCGCTCTTTGAAAGCCACATGAACAAATTAAAGAGTGCCATTGAGCAG GCCATGAAGATAAGTCGGCGGTCAGCAGATGCCAGTCAGAGAGCTCTGGCTTACAGCCGAATGGTCGATGGGCTCAACGAGTTCAG GATGACCATCTGTGACCTCTACACGATGCCCCGCGTGGCCGAGCCCGTCTGGCTCACCATGATGTCCGGCGCGTCGGAGAAGAACCAGCTCTGCAGCCACTTCATGAGGGAGCTGGCCTTACTGATGGAGCAGGCCTCCAAAAACCA GTTCCTTCCTGCGTTACTAACAGCCATCCTGACCAATCATCTGGCCTGGGTGCCCACCGTTATGCCCAATGGGCAGCCGCCAATTAAGATCTTCCTGGAGAAGCACTCCTCACAGAGCGTAGACATGCTGGCAAAGACGCATCCCTACAACCCCCTCTGGGCACAGCTTG GTGACCTATACGGGGCCATCGGGTCTCCGGTGCGGCTGTCGAGGACAGTGGTAGTCGGGCGCAGACAGGATCTGGTCCAGAGGCTCCTCTACGTTCTCACATACTTCATCCGCTGCTCGGAGCTGCTGGAGACCCACATGCTGGACAGCGCTGAGGACGAGGCCATCGTCATGCCCGGCTCGCTTATCACCACTTCCCTTAGAAAAGGGGAAGTGGAGGAGTCGGAATACGTTCTGGTTACCGTCCACAAGCCCAGCGGGGACTACCTGTCCCAAGGAGCCCACAGCCAGCAGACGGAGGCTGAGGACAGCAGCTACCGCTCAGACAACAGCCTGCAGAGCAGCACGTACACAGACATGGAGGTGGAGCACAGCGACCCACCcaaagaggaagatgaggaggaagaggacgaggAGGACAGCAATGTGAGCCAAGAGTCCAGGAGTAGTGTGCTTCAGTCGAGAACCATCGAGGACACGATTTCCCAAATTAGAGCCGCGGAGGTCGCAGAGGCCGGAGAGCTGCAGAGGGAATTGTGCGACGTCCCGGTGGAAACGGTGCTGCGACTCGGCGCCGCCTCCCCCAGGAAGCAGGCCTCTGCCCTGGAAGCTCGCACCAAGGGAGACCTTAAACTTCCTGATTCAGCCTCACCCACAGAACTTGCATCAAGTTCGTCTCTCTCTTCTGTCACTGCAGACTGTAGAAACGCTGAAGCTGAGACGGAAGGACTTCAGGCCAGCAAAATGCAGGTTCTCTGGCCTTCAGGGGTCACTTATGAGAAGAAGCCCCCTGATAAGACCTCTGCTGTTCCAGTACCTGTATTACCTGGAAGTACTGTGACATTACCAATGGTCCTGGCTGAGGAAGAGGGGCCAGCAAACAAAGTGACTTTCCTTATCGGAGACTCCATGTCTCCTGAGTCGGACACAGAGAGTCAGAGGCGGAAGATGAAGGCGGGAatcaaaaaacacaagcaaTACCTGCATTCGAAGACCATCAGCACCGGTGCAGCTGAGGACCAAACCAATCAGACCAAGGCAACTCCAGCTCTGCCGCGGGTGTCCAGCACGATCCAACAGTGGAGCAGCAAATGCTCAGACTATTGCAGTGAGTATTTTGGTTCGGAGAACGAGGAGACGAGGACGTTGCGCAACCAGGAGGCAACCATGGACATTATGCACAGACATTTACTGAATCCGTCTGGGATTCCTCAACTTCAAGAACACAGTTTTCAAAATGCACTAAGTAGTGGGAGTTTGGACACAACTTTGGGCTCCAGCAGGAAGCGGGACACTTCTTCTTCTGCCTCTGCTCAGAGGTGCAGGTGTAGTTCCACAGACTCGTCCGAcgcctgctgctgcagatgctGTCCTGCAGAACACGACAAAGATCCACGGCCATGTGCCGCTCTCCATCAGGAGGGAAACGACGGCAACAGGGACCAAAAGTACCAGGCGGCCTCCGTCAACGACTGGGAGATTCCGCGCAACGAGAGCTCAGATAGCGCGCTTGGAGACAGCGAGAGCGAAGAGACGGAGGACTGGCAGGAGGAAGTGCTGGTTCCCTTCCCAGG GGCAAAATTAGTGGAGAACTACTCCAAGCCGACCATTGCCAATTTCGGTCGGTCTCTGTTCGGAGGGTACTGCCCCACCTACGTTCCAGACTTTGTTCTGCATGGCGTCCCGAGCGACGAGAAGCTACGGCAAAGCCTCATGTCAGAGTTAAACCATGCTGTTCAG CATCCTGTATTGGATGAGCCTATTGCCGAGGCCGTCTGCATTATCGCAGACACAGACAAGTGGACGGTCCAGGTGTCCAGCAGCCAGAGGAGAGTCACCGACGTAACCAAGCTGGGAAAAGAAGTTCTGGTGTCCAGCCTGGTTTCCAACATCCTGCAGTCCACCTACCAGCTCTACAAGCTCAACCTTTCGCCTAACTTT TGTATAATGCACCTTGAAGATCGCCTGCAGGAGATTTATTTCAAGAGTAAAATGCTTGCGGAGTATTTGAAGGGCCAGACGAGAGTCCATGTGAAAGAGCTGGGCATGGTGTTGGG GATTGAGTCCAGCGACCTGCCCCTGCTGGCGGCGGTGGCCAGCACTCACTCCCCTTACGTCGCCCAGATCTTACTATGA
- the fnip1 gene encoding folliculin-interacting protein 1 isoform X3 — MPPTLFQKLFNKRNALSSPPPRCSKEDPAFSWPLPQLEPSQIRLIVYQDCERRGRNVLFDSNAKKKGTEETPITSTDAPVKVFGKCCQLRPTRGSSSSLDSSSSCTSERESKEHGPRFQGSRCSSDVVMLGEMMFGSVAMSYKGSTLKIHQIRSPPQLMLSKVFTARTGGSVYGSLNTLQDSLEFIGPESNTLRPDQHMGPNSLLGSIGHSHPMDMPGRGPHDERDSGIARSASLSSLLITPFPSPGSSLTSSCASSYQRRWLRSQTTSLENGVFPRWSVEESFNMSDESGSQSLGVMRKKKIAIGVIFTLSPSPEESSRFQDFFFSHFPLFESHMNKLKSAIEQAMKISRRSADASQRALAYSRMVDGLNEFRMTICDLYTMPRVAEPVWLTMMSGASEKNQLCSHFMRELALLMEQASKNQFLPALLTAILTNHLAWVPTVMPNGQPPIKIFLEKHSSQSVDMLAKTHPYNPLWAQLGDLYGAIGSPVRLSRTVVVGRRQDLVQRLLYVLTYFIRCSELLETHMLDSAEDEAIVMPGSLITTSLRKGEVEESEYVLVTVHKPSGDYLSQGAHSQQTEAEDSSYRSDNSLQSSTYTDMEVEHSDPPKEEDEEEEDEEDSNVSQESRSSVLQSRTIEDTISQIRAAEVAEAGELQRELCDVPVETVLRLGAASPRKQASALEARTKGDLKLPDSASPTELASSSSLSSVTADCRNAEAETEGLQASKMQVLWPSGVTYEKKPPDKTSAVPVPVLPGSTVTLPMVLAEEEGPANKVTFLIGDSMSPESDTESQRRKMKAGIKKHKQYLHSKTISTGAAEDQTNQTKATPALPRVSSTIQQWSSKCSDYCSEYFGSENEETRTLRNQEATMDIMHRHLLNPSGIPQLQEHSFQNALSSGSLDTTLGSSRKRDTSSSASAQRCRCSSTDSSDACCCRCCPAEHDKDPRPCAALHQEGNDGNRDQKYQAASVNDWEIPRNESSDSALGDSESEETEDWQEEVLVPFPGAKLVENYSKPTIANFGRSLFGGYCPTYVPDFVLHGVPSDEKLRQSLMSELNHAVQHPVLDEPIAEAVCIIADTDKWTVQVSSSQRRVTDVTKLGKEVLVSSLVSNILQSTYQLYKLNLSPNFCIMHLEDRLQEIYFKSKMLAEYLKGQTRVHVKELGMVLGIESSDLPLLAAVASTHSPYVAQILL, encoded by the exons AGCACCGACGCCCCGGTGAAGGTGTTTGGGAAATGCTGCCAGCTGCGTCCAACAcgaggcagcagcagctccctGGACAGCTCCTCTTCATGCACGTCTGAAAGGGAATCCAAGGAGCACGGCCCTCGCTTCCAG GGTTCGAGGTGTTCATCTGATGTCGTAATGTTGGGAGAGATGATGTTTGGCTCTGTGGCCATGAGCTACAAAGGATCAACTCTCAAAATCCATCAGATCAG ATCGCCACCTCAGCTGATGCTGAGTAAGGTCTTCACCGCCCGGACTGGAGGCAGCGTGTACGGCAGTCTCAACAC ATTGCAGGACAGCCTGGAGTTCATTGGACCAGAAAGCAACACCTTGAGGCCAGATCAACACATGGGGCCCAACAGTCTTTTAGGGAGCATAG GCCACAGTCACCCGATGGACATGCCGGGCCGAGGTCCACATGACGAGCGGGACAGCGGTATCGCCAGATCAG CGTCTCTCAGCAGCCTGTTGATCACTCCCTTCCCGTCCCCCGGCTCCTCGTTGACCAGCAGCTGCGCCTCCAGCTACCAGCGCAGATGGCTGCGCAGTCAGACCACCAGCCTGGAGAACGGCGTTTTCCCTCGATG GTCAGTGGAGGAGAGCTTCAACATGTCGGATGAAAGCGGCAGTCAAAGCCTCGGGGtgatgaggaagaagaagatTGCCATCGGAGTCATCTTCACGCTGTCGCCAAGCCCTGAAGAGAGCAGCCGCTTCCAGGATTTCTTCTTCTCCCACTTCCCGCTCTTTGAAAGCCACATGAACAAATTAAAGAGTGCCATTGAGCAG GCCATGAAGATAAGTCGGCGGTCAGCAGATGCCAGTCAGAGAGCTCTGGCTTACAGCCGAATGGTCGATGGGCTCAACGAGTTCAG GATGACCATCTGTGACCTCTACACGATGCCCCGCGTGGCCGAGCCCGTCTGGCTCACCATGATGTCCGGCGCGTCGGAGAAGAACCAGCTCTGCAGCCACTTCATGAGGGAGCTGGCCTTACTGATGGAGCAGGCCTCCAAAAACCA GTTCCTTCCTGCGTTACTAACAGCCATCCTGACCAATCATCTGGCCTGGGTGCCCACCGTTATGCCCAATGGGCAGCCGCCAATTAAGATCTTCCTGGAGAAGCACTCCTCACAGAGCGTAGACATGCTGGCAAAGACGCATCCCTACAACCCCCTCTGGGCACAGCTTG GTGACCTATACGGGGCCATCGGGTCTCCGGTGCGGCTGTCGAGGACAGTGGTAGTCGGGCGCAGACAGGATCTGGTCCAGAGGCTCCTCTACGTTCTCACATACTTCATCCGCTGCTCGGAGCTGCTGGAGACCCACATGCTGGACAGCGCTGAGGACGAGGCCATCGTCATGCCCGGCTCGCTTATCACCACTTCCCTTAGAAAAGGGGAAGTGGAGGAGTCGGAATACGTTCTGGTTACCGTCCACAAGCCCAGCGGGGACTACCTGTCCCAAGGAGCCCACAGCCAGCAGACGGAGGCTGAGGACAGCAGCTACCGCTCAGACAACAGCCTGCAGAGCAGCACGTACACAGACATGGAGGTGGAGCACAGCGACCCACCcaaagaggaagatgaggaggaagaggacgaggAGGACAGCAATGTGAGCCAAGAGTCCAGGAGTAGTGTGCTTCAGTCGAGAACCATCGAGGACACGATTTCCCAAATTAGAGCCGCGGAGGTCGCAGAGGCCGGAGAGCTGCAGAGGGAATTGTGCGACGTCCCGGTGGAAACGGTGCTGCGACTCGGCGCCGCCTCCCCCAGGAAGCAGGCCTCTGCCCTGGAAGCTCGCACCAAGGGAGACCTTAAACTTCCTGATTCAGCCTCACCCACAGAACTTGCATCAAGTTCGTCTCTCTCTTCTGTCACTGCAGACTGTAGAAACGCTGAAGCTGAGACGGAAGGACTTCAGGCCAGCAAAATGCAGGTTCTCTGGCCTTCAGGGGTCACTTATGAGAAGAAGCCCCCTGATAAGACCTCTGCTGTTCCAGTACCTGTATTACCTGGAAGTACTGTGACATTACCAATGGTCCTGGCTGAGGAAGAGGGGCCAGCAAACAAAGTGACTTTCCTTATCGGAGACTCCATGTCTCCTGAGTCGGACACAGAGAGTCAGAGGCGGAAGATGAAGGCGGGAatcaaaaaacacaagcaaTACCTGCATTCGAAGACCATCAGCACCGGTGCAGCTGAGGACCAAACCAATCAGACCAAGGCAACTCCAGCTCTGCCGCGGGTGTCCAGCACGATCCAACAGTGGAGCAGCAAATGCTCAGACTATTGCAGTGAGTATTTTGGTTCGGAGAACGAGGAGACGAGGACGTTGCGCAACCAGGAGGCAACCATGGACATTATGCACAGACATTTACTGAATCCGTCTGGGATTCCTCAACTTCAAGAACACAGTTTTCAAAATGCACTAAGTAGTGGGAGTTTGGACACAACTTTGGGCTCCAGCAGGAAGCGGGACACTTCTTCTTCTGCCTCTGCTCAGAGGTGCAGGTGTAGTTCCACAGACTCGTCCGAcgcctgctgctgcagatgctGTCCTGCAGAACACGACAAAGATCCACGGCCATGTGCCGCTCTCCATCAGGAGGGAAACGACGGCAACAGGGACCAAAAGTACCAGGCGGCCTCCGTCAACGACTGGGAGATTCCGCGCAACGAGAGCTCAGATAGCGCGCTTGGAGACAGCGAGAGCGAAGAGACGGAGGACTGGCAGGAGGAAGTGCTGGTTCCCTTCCCAGG GGCAAAATTAGTGGAGAACTACTCCAAGCCGACCATTGCCAATTTCGGTCGGTCTCTGTTCGGAGGGTACTGCCCCACCTACGTTCCAGACTTTGTTCTGCATGGCGTCCCGAGCGACGAGAAGCTACGGCAAAGCCTCATGTCAGAGTTAAACCATGCTGTTCAG CATCCTGTATTGGATGAGCCTATTGCCGAGGCCGTCTGCATTATCGCAGACACAGACAAGTGGACGGTCCAGGTGTCCAGCAGCCAGAGGAGAGTCACCGACGTAACCAAGCTGGGAAAAGAAGTTCTGGTGTCCAGCCTGGTTTCCAACATCCTGCAGTCCACCTACCAGCTCTACAAGCTCAACCTTTCGCCTAACTTT TGTATAATGCACCTTGAAGATCGCCTGCAGGAGATTTATTTCAAGAGTAAAATGCTTGCGGAGTATTTGAAGGGCCAGACGAGAGTCCATGTGAAAGAGCTGGGCATGGTGTTGGG GATTGAGTCCAGCGACCTGCCCCTGCTGGCGGCGGTGGCCAGCACTCACTCCCCTTACGTCGCCCAGATCTTACTATGA
- the fnip1 gene encoding folliculin-interacting protein 1 isoform X1 has product MPPTLFQKLFNKRNALSSPPPRCSKEDPAFSWPLPQLEPSQIRLIVYQDCERRGRNVLFDSNAKKKGTEETPITSTDAPVKVFGKCCQLRPTRGSSSSLDSSSSCTSERESKEHGPRFQGSRCSSDVVMLGEMMFGSVAMSYKGSTLKIHQIRSPPQLMLSKVFTARTGGSVYGSLNTLQDSLEFIGPESNTLRPDQHMGPNSLLGSIGFSQLCSPRRAFSEQGPLRLIKSASFFSGHSHPMDMPGRGPHDERDSGIARSASLSSLLITPFPSPGSSLTSSCASSYQRRWLRSQTTSLENGVFPRWSVEESFNMSDESGSQSLGVMRKKKIAIGVIFTLSPSPEESSRFQDFFFSHFPLFESHMNKLKSAIEQAMKISRRSADASQRALAYSRMVDGLNEFRMTICDLYTMPRVAEPVWLTMMSGASEKNQLCSHFMRELALLMEQASKNQFLPALLTAILTNHLAWVPTVMPNGQPPIKIFLEKHSSQSVDMLAKTHPYNPLWAQLGDLYGAIGSPVRLSRTVVVGRRQDLVQRLLYVLTYFIRCSELLETHMLDSAEDEAIVMPGSLITTSLRKGEVEESEYVLVTVHKPSGDYLSQGAHSQQTEAEDSSYRSDNSLQSSTYTDMEVEHSDPPKEEDEEEEDEEDSNVSQESRSSVLQSRTIEDTISQIRAAEVAEAGELQRELCDVPVETVLRLGAASPRKQASALEARTKGDLKLPDSASPTELASSSSLSSVTADCRNAEAETEGLQASKMQVLWPSGVTYEKKPPDKTSAVPVPVLPGSTVTLPMVLAEEEGPANKVTFLIGDSMSPESDTESQRRKMKAGIKKHKQYLHSKTISTGAAEDQTNQTKATPALPRVSSTIQQWSSKCSDYCSEYFGSENEETRTLRNQEATMDIMHRHLLNPSGIPQLQEHSFQNALSSGSLDTTLGSSRKRDTSSSASAQRCRCSSTDSSDACCCRCCPAEHDKDPRPCAALHQEGNDGNRDQKYQAASVNDWEIPRNESSDSALGDSESEETEDWQEEVLVPFPGAKLVENYSKPTIANFGRSLFGGYCPTYVPDFVLHGVPSDEKLRQSLMSELNHAVQHPVLDEPIAEAVCIIADTDKWTVQVSSSQRRVTDVTKLGKEVLVSSLVSNILQSTYQLYKLNLSPNFCIMHLEDRLQEIYFKSKMLAEYLKGQTRVHVKELGMVLGIESSDLPLLAAVASTHSPYVAQILL; this is encoded by the exons AGCACCGACGCCCCGGTGAAGGTGTTTGGGAAATGCTGCCAGCTGCGTCCAACAcgaggcagcagcagctccctGGACAGCTCCTCTTCATGCACGTCTGAAAGGGAATCCAAGGAGCACGGCCCTCGCTTCCAG GGTTCGAGGTGTTCATCTGATGTCGTAATGTTGGGAGAGATGATGTTTGGCTCTGTGGCCATGAGCTACAAAGGATCAACTCTCAAAATCCATCAGATCAG ATCGCCACCTCAGCTGATGCTGAGTAAGGTCTTCACCGCCCGGACTGGAGGCAGCGTGTACGGCAGTCTCAACAC ATTGCAGGACAGCCTGGAGTTCATTGGACCAGAAAGCAACACCTTGAGGCCAGATCAACACATGGGGCCCAACAGTCTTTTAGGGAGCATAG GATTTTCTCAGCTCTGCAGCCCTCGACGGGCCTTCTCTGAACAGGGCCCGCTGCGCCTCATCAAGAGCGCGTCTTTCTTTTCAG GCCACAGTCACCCGATGGACATGCCGGGCCGAGGTCCACATGACGAGCGGGACAGCGGTATCGCCAGATCAG CGTCTCTCAGCAGCCTGTTGATCACTCCCTTCCCGTCCCCCGGCTCCTCGTTGACCAGCAGCTGCGCCTCCAGCTACCAGCGCAGATGGCTGCGCAGTCAGACCACCAGCCTGGAGAACGGCGTTTTCCCTCGATG GTCAGTGGAGGAGAGCTTCAACATGTCGGATGAAAGCGGCAGTCAAAGCCTCGGGGtgatgaggaagaagaagatTGCCATCGGAGTCATCTTCACGCTGTCGCCAAGCCCTGAAGAGAGCAGCCGCTTCCAGGATTTCTTCTTCTCCCACTTCCCGCTCTTTGAAAGCCACATGAACAAATTAAAGAGTGCCATTGAGCAG GCCATGAAGATAAGTCGGCGGTCAGCAGATGCCAGTCAGAGAGCTCTGGCTTACAGCCGAATGGTCGATGGGCTCAACGAGTTCAG GATGACCATCTGTGACCTCTACACGATGCCCCGCGTGGCCGAGCCCGTCTGGCTCACCATGATGTCCGGCGCGTCGGAGAAGAACCAGCTCTGCAGCCACTTCATGAGGGAGCTGGCCTTACTGATGGAGCAGGCCTCCAAAAACCA GTTCCTTCCTGCGTTACTAACAGCCATCCTGACCAATCATCTGGCCTGGGTGCCCACCGTTATGCCCAATGGGCAGCCGCCAATTAAGATCTTCCTGGAGAAGCACTCCTCACAGAGCGTAGACATGCTGGCAAAGACGCATCCCTACAACCCCCTCTGGGCACAGCTTG GTGACCTATACGGGGCCATCGGGTCTCCGGTGCGGCTGTCGAGGACAGTGGTAGTCGGGCGCAGACAGGATCTGGTCCAGAGGCTCCTCTACGTTCTCACATACTTCATCCGCTGCTCGGAGCTGCTGGAGACCCACATGCTGGACAGCGCTGAGGACGAGGCCATCGTCATGCCCGGCTCGCTTATCACCACTTCCCTTAGAAAAGGGGAAGTGGAGGAGTCGGAATACGTTCTGGTTACCGTCCACAAGCCCAGCGGGGACTACCTGTCCCAAGGAGCCCACAGCCAGCAGACGGAGGCTGAGGACAGCAGCTACCGCTCAGACAACAGCCTGCAGAGCAGCACGTACACAGACATGGAGGTGGAGCACAGCGACCCACCcaaagaggaagatgaggaggaagaggacgaggAGGACAGCAATGTGAGCCAAGAGTCCAGGAGTAGTGTGCTTCAGTCGAGAACCATCGAGGACACGATTTCCCAAATTAGAGCCGCGGAGGTCGCAGAGGCCGGAGAGCTGCAGAGGGAATTGTGCGACGTCCCGGTGGAAACGGTGCTGCGACTCGGCGCCGCCTCCCCCAGGAAGCAGGCCTCTGCCCTGGAAGCTCGCACCAAGGGAGACCTTAAACTTCCTGATTCAGCCTCACCCACAGAACTTGCATCAAGTTCGTCTCTCTCTTCTGTCACTGCAGACTGTAGAAACGCTGAAGCTGAGACGGAAGGACTTCAGGCCAGCAAAATGCAGGTTCTCTGGCCTTCAGGGGTCACTTATGAGAAGAAGCCCCCTGATAAGACCTCTGCTGTTCCAGTACCTGTATTACCTGGAAGTACTGTGACATTACCAATGGTCCTGGCTGAGGAAGAGGGGCCAGCAAACAAAGTGACTTTCCTTATCGGAGACTCCATGTCTCCTGAGTCGGACACAGAGAGTCAGAGGCGGAAGATGAAGGCGGGAatcaaaaaacacaagcaaTACCTGCATTCGAAGACCATCAGCACCGGTGCAGCTGAGGACCAAACCAATCAGACCAAGGCAACTCCAGCTCTGCCGCGGGTGTCCAGCACGATCCAACAGTGGAGCAGCAAATGCTCAGACTATTGCAGTGAGTATTTTGGTTCGGAGAACGAGGAGACGAGGACGTTGCGCAACCAGGAGGCAACCATGGACATTATGCACAGACATTTACTGAATCCGTCTGGGATTCCTCAACTTCAAGAACACAGTTTTCAAAATGCACTAAGTAGTGGGAGTTTGGACACAACTTTGGGCTCCAGCAGGAAGCGGGACACTTCTTCTTCTGCCTCTGCTCAGAGGTGCAGGTGTAGTTCCACAGACTCGTCCGAcgcctgctgctgcagatgctGTCCTGCAGAACACGACAAAGATCCACGGCCATGTGCCGCTCTCCATCAGGAGGGAAACGACGGCAACAGGGACCAAAAGTACCAGGCGGCCTCCGTCAACGACTGGGAGATTCCGCGCAACGAGAGCTCAGATAGCGCGCTTGGAGACAGCGAGAGCGAAGAGACGGAGGACTGGCAGGAGGAAGTGCTGGTTCCCTTCCCAGG GGCAAAATTAGTGGAGAACTACTCCAAGCCGACCATTGCCAATTTCGGTCGGTCTCTGTTCGGAGGGTACTGCCCCACCTACGTTCCAGACTTTGTTCTGCATGGCGTCCCGAGCGACGAGAAGCTACGGCAAAGCCTCATGTCAGAGTTAAACCATGCTGTTCAG CATCCTGTATTGGATGAGCCTATTGCCGAGGCCGTCTGCATTATCGCAGACACAGACAAGTGGACGGTCCAGGTGTCCAGCAGCCAGAGGAGAGTCACCGACGTAACCAAGCTGGGAAAAGAAGTTCTGGTGTCCAGCCTGGTTTCCAACATCCTGCAGTCCACCTACCAGCTCTACAAGCTCAACCTTTCGCCTAACTTT TGTATAATGCACCTTGAAGATCGCCTGCAGGAGATTTATTTCAAGAGTAAAATGCTTGCGGAGTATTTGAAGGGCCAGACGAGAGTCCATGTGAAAGAGCTGGGCATGGTGTTGGG GATTGAGTCCAGCGACCTGCCCCTGCTGGCGGCGGTGGCCAGCACTCACTCCCCTTACGTCGCCCAGATCTTACTATGA